One genomic segment of Stenotrophomonas sp. 704A1 includes these proteins:
- a CDS encoding type 4 pilus major pilin, with protein MKNKHKRRANGFGLVETLLTLGALSALSLGIYLVLSPASAAAQAKREQDNLRDLSTAVDQSFGLLGSFQGVSASRVVEDGLAPTRMVEGDTLRTSWGTSVTIAPHAVKAAADGFVVVYPFAPADVCPRLAAAVSRDAYDIRVEGVSVYDGGQLNPSAAAAACGQADTATMEFVYHSGLVAGTAVAAPALVLPPAPPSVSPPTSPPIGGPVGPAGPVGPAAPIAPALTAPPVAPPPPLLPPAPPPSSVTTTTPPAVTPPPVTPPTTVAACVVPPAWTQSEARSVACAAGQFGAVTEGRTAQHTFDCPEAWDAPRETVSPWTAWTVTGSTCVNCPAPSTQSEAQWVATPSSCAAGQYGTRSWEREQSRSRGISYNCPAGTTSLPPATVGAWSAWADTGATRNVVNTCAPNACTGPWSPVSSSSGLAVNFASVCLFTNDAGNYQSSVCSYSSGWPAAWSTPPSSLGLYRVETTSAGLMPPAFAKVVLTNNGDTQALELNIPGGSSSGYNGNLSQTISVGGEEFQITLNCWYQPVSMSPPSARCSLFGPRKRTCP; from the coding sequence ATGAAGAACAAGCACAAGCGCCGCGCCAACGGCTTCGGCCTCGTTGAAACCCTGCTGACCCTGGGCGCGCTGTCCGCGCTCTCCCTGGGCATCTATCTGGTTCTCTCTCCGGCCTCGGCCGCCGCCCAGGCCAAGCGCGAGCAGGACAATCTGCGTGACCTGTCCACGGCCGTGGACCAGTCGTTTGGCCTGCTTGGCAGTTTCCAGGGCGTGAGCGCGTCTCGGGTGGTTGAGGACGGATTGGCGCCGACCCGCATGGTCGAAGGCGACACGCTCCGCACCTCCTGGGGCACGTCGGTGACCATCGCACCCCACGCGGTCAAAGCCGCGGCGGATGGGTTCGTGGTCGTGTATCCGTTCGCCCCTGCTGACGTGTGCCCCCGCCTGGCGGCCGCCGTCTCGCGCGACGCCTATGACATTCGCGTCGAAGGGGTGAGCGTCTACGACGGTGGGCAGCTCAACCCCAGCGCAGCGGCTGCTGCATGCGGCCAGGCCGACACGGCCACGATGGAGTTTGTGTATCACTCCGGCCTGGTGGCCGGCACGGCCGTGGCCGCCCCGGCTCTCGTTCTGCCGCCTGCTCCTCCGTCGGTTTCGCCTCCTACCTCGCCGCCCATCGGTGGCCCGGTCGGCCCTGCGGGCCCAGTGGGTCCTGCGGCCCCGATTGCTCCAGCGCTGACCGCTCCACCGGTTGCCCCGCCGCCGCCGCTCCTGCCGCCGGCACCGCCGCCGTCGAGCGTGACCACCACGACGCCGCCAGCAGTGACCCCGCCGCCGGTCACGCCCCCCACCACGGTGGCCGCGTGCGTGGTGCCGCCCGCGTGGACGCAATCGGAAGCGCGTAGCGTCGCGTGTGCGGCAGGCCAGTTTGGTGCGGTGACGGAAGGGCGCACCGCCCAGCACACGTTCGATTGCCCCGAAGCGTGGGACGCTCCGCGCGAAACCGTGAGCCCCTGGACCGCCTGGACGGTCACGGGCAGCACGTGCGTGAACTGCCCGGCGCCGTCGACGCAGTCGGAAGCGCAGTGGGTGGCCACGCCCAGCAGCTGCGCCGCCGGCCAATACGGCACGCGCAGCTGGGAGCGTGAGCAATCGCGGAGCCGCGGTATTTCCTACAACTGCCCCGCTGGCACCACCTCGCTGCCGCCTGCCACGGTGGGCGCCTGGTCGGCCTGGGCCGACACGGGCGCCACGCGCAACGTGGTGAACACCTGCGCACCCAACGCCTGCACTGGACCTTGGTCGCCGGTGTCCTCGTCAAGCGGCTTGGCGGTCAACTTCGCCAGCGTGTGCCTGTTTACCAACGACGCCGGCAACTACCAATCGAGCGTGTGTAGCTATTCGTCTGGCTGGCCTGCTGCGTGGTCCACGCCACCCAGCAGCTTGGGACTGTATCGGGTTGAAACGACAAGTGCCGGCCTCATGCCGCCCGCGTTCGCAAAAGTCGTGCTGACAAACAACGGCGATACGCAAGCACTGGAGTTGAACATTCCGGGTGGGTCATCGAGCGGATACAACGGCAATTTGTCCCAGACGATCTCTGTGGGTGGAGAGGAATTTCAGATCACACTGAACTGCTGGTATCAGCCGGTTAGCATGAGCCCCCCTTCCGCTCGGTGCTCACTATTCGGCCCGCGCAAGCGCACGTGCCCCTAA
- a CDS encoding conjugal transfer protein TraD, with amino-acid sequence MIEAVAKEQAKLLLAEREEQRKRRRAELKQREADRRADAHRKIELGGLVIAAGVDEWNEAEIVGALLAVSEQLAQQPQGRDRLRRKGLDHLEARAASRKAAKQ; translated from the coding sequence ATGATTGAAGCGGTGGCGAAGGAGCAAGCCAAACTGCTCCTGGCCGAACGCGAAGAGCAGCGGAAACGCCGCCGCGCCGAACTCAAGCAACGCGAAGCCGATAGGCGCGCCGACGCGCACCGCAAGATTGAGCTGGGTGGCCTCGTCATCGCTGCAGGTGTGGACGAGTGGAACGAGGCGGAAATCGTCGGCGCGCTGCTGGCCGTTTCCGAACAACTCGCACAACAACCGCAAGGCCGCGACCGGCTGCGACGCAAGGGCCTTGACCACCTAGAAGCCCGTGCGGCCTCTCGAAAGGCGGCGAAACAATGA
- a CDS encoding MobA/MobL family protein has product MKSLSRGKGDSATAAAAYRAGLCLDDPSGARHDYSKKGGVLSVDMLAPDGAPAWATDPRQLWAKVEGHETRKNARVAREVLVALPHELDPEQRRGLAKDLGQLLVERYGVAAQVALHAPDKGGDNRNFHAHILITPRQVGPDGFGNSAAKVLDEFKAGAQELKDLRAAIGARINAALTAAGVASRVDHRRLVDQKAEAAQRGDFGAVAQLDRVPTKHEGKAVTQARRRGERLPRAKRNDRARTASERRFNQHTRRFEDLKAKAAADGRLQLVDEQALHARALLERRKEGAQRLRTAAMAQATPNSPTPKAAVLARAKRPASHKAGASMPRRAAGAAGQQGKGSAAVERAARGKDRVQVENVVVQEAAKQLEELIAEMLARARRALQQPEATPWQRATARTLLETHDAAGEAREAWRRTVEERKQAREAVRRARADRGHYGPPADDPFSRMRRALGHPTAHDRQALDAAETVKRAKVAEAQAKADRDAASRQRQQAEAVAEKARAQFAQAFGMPVPRFDAKPPQQPEPAPTLAPGVEPTPGRTSLQERQRPRMR; this is encoded by the coding sequence GTGAAAAGTCTTAGCCGTGGGAAGGGCGACAGCGCGACCGCTGCCGCTGCTTACCGCGCTGGCCTGTGCTTGGACGACCCCAGCGGCGCGCGCCACGACTACAGCAAGAAAGGCGGTGTTCTGTCGGTGGACATGCTGGCACCCGATGGCGCGCCCGCGTGGGCCACGGATCCGCGGCAGCTTTGGGCCAAGGTCGAAGGCCACGAGACGCGGAAGAACGCGCGCGTTGCGCGTGAGGTGCTGGTGGCCTTGCCGCACGAACTGGACCCCGAGCAGCGGCGCGGCCTGGCTAAAGACCTGGGGCAATTGCTGGTCGAACGCTACGGCGTTGCCGCCCAGGTCGCGCTCCACGCACCCGACAAAGGCGGAGACAACCGCAACTTTCACGCGCACATACTCATCACCCCGCGCCAGGTGGGCCCGGATGGCTTCGGCAACAGTGCGGCGAAAGTCCTGGACGAATTCAAGGCAGGGGCGCAGGAACTGAAAGACCTACGGGCCGCCATCGGCGCGCGTATCAATGCCGCCCTAACCGCCGCTGGCGTTGCCTCGCGCGTGGACCACCGGCGCCTTGTGGACCAGAAAGCCGAGGCAGCCCAACGCGGCGATTTCGGCGCGGTCGCCCAATTGGACCGCGTGCCGACTAAACACGAGGGCAAGGCCGTCACCCAGGCCCGCCGCCGGGGCGAACGCCTGCCCAGGGCAAAGCGCAACGACCGAGCAAGAACGGCCAGTGAGCGCCGCTTCAACCAGCACACCCGCAGATTTGAAGACCTCAAGGCCAAGGCGGCCGCCGACGGCCGCTTGCAGCTGGTGGACGAGCAAGCCCTACACGCGCGCGCCTTGTTGGAGCGACGCAAGGAGGGCGCCCAGCGGCTGCGAACTGCCGCCATGGCCCAGGCCACCCCTAACAGCCCCACGCCAAAGGCCGCCGTCCTGGCGCGTGCAAAGCGTCCCGCTTCGCACAAGGCCGGGGCATCCATGCCCCGGCGGGCGGCTGGCGCCGCTGGTCAGCAGGGGAAGGGGTCGGCAGCCGTCGAGCGCGCAGCCCGAGGGAAAGATCGTGTCCAGGTGGAGAACGTCGTGGTGCAAGAAGCCGCCAAGCAGCTTGAAGAATTGATTGCCGAAATGCTGGCCCGCGCCAGGCGAGCCCTCCAGCAGCCAGAAGCAACCCCATGGCAGCGGGCCACCGCGCGCACCCTGCTTGAAACCCATGACGCCGCAGGCGAGGCCCGGGAGGCATGGCGCCGAACGGTCGAGGAGCGAAAGCAAGCGCGGGAAGCGGTTCGCCGTGCCCGTGCCGACCGGGGGCACTACGGGCCGCCGGCAGATGACCCCTTCAGCCGAATGCGCAGAGCCCTGGGCCATCCCACGGCGCACGACCGCCAGGCCTTGGACGCCGCTGAAACCGTGAAGCGGGCGAAGGTTGCCGAGGCCCAGGCCAAGGCGGATCGCGATGCCGCCAGCCGGCAGCGTCAGCAAGCAGAAGCCGTTGCCGAAAAGGCGCGGGCCCAGTTCGCCCAGGCCTTTGGCATGCCCGTGCCCCGCTTCGACGCGAAACCCCCGCAGCAACCCGAGCCCGCGCCCACGTTGGCCCCGGGCGTGGAGCCGACACCTGGGCGGACGTCCCTCCAGGAACGACAAAGGCCGCGCATGCGCTAG
- a CDS encoding BglII/BstYI family type II restriction endonuclease has translation MAETDFSDFIRANYELHEWRHAVAILKSDFPDEWADILRMLEDFRLYKGWIEVGGGNRSNLAAWVDHTLGERGWVETKFNTQIKVDEITRDSPTHKVDCFRNRVALEVEWNNKDPFYDRDLNNFRLLFDLGVVSVGVIFTRADELQEVFDAMGRGSSYGNSTTHMGKLLPRVEGGSGGGCPLLVIGIKKSLLTDAEPPAVPKKAKAKKKPAPAPLLEPQRAD, from the coding sequence ATGGCCGAGACCGACTTTAGCGACTTCATCCGCGCGAACTACGAGCTCCACGAATGGCGGCACGCTGTCGCCATCCTCAAGTCGGACTTCCCAGACGAGTGGGCCGATATCCTGCGAATGCTGGAGGACTTCAGGCTCTATAAGGGCTGGATTGAGGTGGGCGGTGGCAACCGCTCTAACCTCGCCGCATGGGTTGACCACACGTTGGGCGAGCGGGGATGGGTAGAGACGAAGTTCAACACGCAGATCAAGGTTGATGAGATCACCAGGGACAGCCCAACCCACAAAGTGGATTGCTTCCGAAATCGGGTAGCGCTTGAGGTCGAATGGAACAACAAGGATCCGTTCTACGACCGTGACCTCAACAACTTTCGCCTGTTGTTTGACTTGGGCGTGGTCAGTGTCGGGGTTATCTTCACCCGGGCCGACGAGCTGCAAGAGGTGTTCGACGCGATGGGTCGCGGCTCTTCTTACGGGAACAGCACCACCCACATGGGCAAGCTGCTGCCGCGCGTGGAGGGTGGCAGCGGGGGCGGCTGCCCCCTGCTGGTCATCGGTATCAAGAAGTCCCTTTTGACCGACGCCGAGCCGCCCGCTGTGCCGAAGAAAGCGAAGGCGAAGAAGAAGCCCGCACCGGCTCCCCTTTTGGAGCCGCAGCGCGCGGACTAA
- a CDS encoding MT-A70 family methyltransferase — translation MSKKNLAQQAAQELKALAPSKGFKTVMADPPWRFQNRTGKMAPEHKRLSRYGTMDLPEIMALPVSEIVADTAHLYLWVPNALLPEGLEVMKAWGFSYKSNIVWHKIRKDGGPDGRGVGFYFRNVTELLLFGVRGKNARTLDPGRTQVNFLATQKREHSRKPDEQYPLIEACSPGPFLEMFARGPRKGWSVWGNQSDDYAPTWNTYANHSQADRSPSVSPRAAAPKGEPVRASSSPSLSSAQRAARRRSKGTS, via the coding sequence GTGTCCAAGAAAAACCTCGCCCAGCAGGCGGCCCAAGAACTCAAGGCCTTGGCCCCGTCGAAGGGCTTTAAGACCGTGATGGCGGATCCGCCGTGGCGCTTCCAGAACCGCACGGGGAAGATGGCCCCAGAACACAAGCGGTTGAGCCGCTACGGCACGATGGACTTGCCGGAAATCATGGCCCTGCCGGTGTCCGAAATCGTGGCCGACACCGCGCACCTGTATCTGTGGGTGCCCAACGCGCTGCTACCCGAAGGCCTGGAAGTGATGAAGGCGTGGGGGTTCTCTTACAAGTCCAACATCGTGTGGCACAAGATCCGAAAGGACGGCGGGCCAGACGGCCGGGGGGTGGGCTTCTACTTCCGCAACGTCACCGAACTGCTGTTGTTCGGGGTGCGGGGCAAGAACGCGCGCACGCTGGACCCGGGCCGCACGCAGGTGAACTTCCTAGCAACGCAGAAGCGCGAGCACTCCCGCAAGCCCGATGAGCAATACCCGCTGATTGAGGCGTGTAGCCCTGGCCCATTCCTGGAGATGTTCGCGCGTGGCCCGCGCAAGGGCTGGAGCGTGTGGGGCAACCAGTCGGACGACTACGCGCCGACCTGGAACACCTACGCCAATCACTCGCAGGCAGACCGGAGCCCGTCGGTTAGTCCGCGCGCTGCGGCTCCAAAAGGGGAGCCGGTGCGGGCTTCTTCTTCGCCTTCGCTTTCTTCGGCACAGCGGGCGGCTCGGCGTCGGTCAAAAGGGACTTCTTGA
- a CDS encoding tyrosine-type recombinase/integrase, whose amino-acid sequence MPKPLLLSRPSGLYARFLVPMDLRPVVGSRFLVRPLHLPPGDAARLVAACMAVALSHAFDALRRGQTVDWKKALEAAQAAGRKDLILEGLTFSDGTKIDRARLDTAEDVAMLSALAEQRRAQVSASSARIAAAAAGRRLRLSMAIAAHLGDLEGARLHAKTILESRHTLRLFSEVVGASTPVAELTQEHVRAFFAAVRWWPSNASKRPEYRDLPVLEVFELAKKNGEPAPAAWTIAKHRQRLSVFFVSLVASGDLATNPLAGVRAVATPDNEDRGAPFSDDELRAIFGPAFVPWASKYPHRWFGSMLGLFSGARVNEVAQLRVEDVETVDGVPGFYIRAAAKGQSVKNRNSRRFVPLAQPVVAAGFLTYVDEAKAAGHAQLFPNLPNSTGLGFGRQLSRQFSAYIKGLGIEEKGQGFHGFRHTLADRLDAAGASAAAIGALTGHAAGQTVLEKHYIHRSTLPDRVATLAKFSPPVTLPAYTPGQFAGALKGVAATKRKR is encoded by the coding sequence GTGCCGAAGCCCCTGCTTCTTTCGCGTCCAAGCGGGCTCTATGCCCGCTTTCTCGTGCCGATGGATTTGCGCCCCGTCGTGGGGTCGCGCTTCCTCGTGCGTCCGCTCCATCTACCTCCAGGGGACGCGGCGCGACTGGTCGCCGCATGCATGGCCGTGGCACTCTCTCATGCGTTCGACGCACTGCGCAGGGGGCAGACCGTGGATTGGAAGAAGGCATTGGAAGCGGCACAGGCGGCAGGCCGGAAGGATCTCATCCTGGAAGGTCTCACTTTCTCCGACGGGACGAAAATCGATCGCGCTCGGCTGGACACGGCCGAAGATGTTGCGATGCTCTCGGCTCTGGCTGAGCAGCGCCGCGCTCAAGTGAGCGCCAGCAGCGCCCGCATTGCCGCCGCCGCTGCCGGCCGTCGCTTGCGCCTGTCCATGGCAATCGCGGCACACCTGGGCGACCTGGAGGGCGCTCGGCTACATGCCAAGACGATCCTGGAAAGCCGCCACACCCTGCGCCTGTTCTCCGAAGTGGTAGGCGCATCCACGCCGGTGGCCGAACTCACACAGGAGCACGTGCGCGCCTTCTTCGCCGCCGTGCGCTGGTGGCCTTCGAACGCGTCCAAGCGCCCCGAGTATCGGGATCTTCCGGTGCTTGAGGTCTTCGAGTTGGCGAAGAAGAACGGCGAACCCGCGCCAGCTGCGTGGACCATTGCGAAACACCGACAGCGCTTGTCCGTGTTCTTCGTGTCGCTGGTGGCTTCCGGAGACTTGGCCACCAACCCCCTGGCGGGAGTGCGCGCCGTCGCCACGCCCGACAACGAGGACCGCGGCGCGCCGTTTTCGGATGATGAACTGCGGGCCATCTTCGGCCCCGCGTTCGTGCCCTGGGCATCGAAATACCCGCATCGCTGGTTCGGCTCCATGCTGGGGCTGTTCTCTGGTGCGCGGGTCAATGAGGTGGCCCAGCTCCGCGTGGAGGACGTGGAAACGGTCGATGGCGTGCCTGGCTTCTACATTCGGGCCGCAGCGAAGGGCCAGAGCGTCAAAAACAGGAACAGCCGCCGCTTTGTGCCCTTGGCCCAGCCGGTGGTTGCTGCTGGGTTTTTGACGTATGTCGATGAGGCCAAGGCCGCCGGTCATGCGCAGTTGTTCCCCAACCTGCCGAACTCCACCGGGCTGGGCTTTGGCCGGCAGTTGTCGCGCCAGTTCTCGGCCTACATCAAGGGCCTGGGCATTGAAGAGAAGGGGCAGGGGTTCCACGGCTTCCGCCACACCCTCGCTGACCGTCTAGACGCGGCCGGCGCGTCCGCTGCTGCCATCGGCGCATTGACGGGACACGCGGCGGGGCAGACCGTGCTGGAGAAGCACTACATCCACCGCAGCACGCTTCCGGACCGGGTGGCAACGCTCGCGAAGTTCTCGCCGCCGGTGACGCTGCCGGCTTACACGCCTGGGCAGTTCGCGGGGGCACTGAAAGGGGTGGCGGCTACGAAGCGCAAGCGGTAG